The sequence TCGAACAACTTTCCAGCCAACGCGAAGCCGAAGAAGCGTATGCTAAAGAGGTGCCAACAGCCTCGCCGTTGGCTGGTGATCGCCCTATCTTGATAGTTGAAGACGATCAAGCAAGTGCAACCCTCTTTTCCCAATACCTAAATCGTTGCGGCTATCGGGTCGTCCATGTCGAATCAGGCGAGGAGGCGCTGGCCTACGTACAGGGTGAACTCCCGTGTCTGGTGCTGCTCGATGTTCGCCTGCGCACAATGGACGGGATCGAGGTTATGCGACATTTGCGTGCTCATCCGACAACTCGTAGTATCCCGATCCTTGTCTTGACTGCCCTGGTGATGCCGGGTGATCGCGAGCGGTGTCTGGCAGCCGGTGCTGACGCCTATCTCGCCAAACCGGTGCGGTTACGATTGCTTGCCGAACGGATTGCAACGCTGCTCGAGCAGAAAGAGTAGTATGAGATTGTGTCTGTTACGCAGATTTAACCACTATGAGACGAGGTTAGGGCATGCTCACACCGCAAGAGCTGCGCATTGCAAAGGAAATACTACCTTTTCTCGGTGACCCGGCAACGCAGATTGGTCAGGACTTCACCACTCAAGCTACCCTTCTCCACATTCCAGCCGGTACGATCATCTTTTCAGAAGGCGATGAGTGTAACGTTTTTGCCGTGTTAGCAAGCGGTACTGTGCGCGTTTTTAAAATCGGTGAAACGGGACGAGAAATCACGCTCTACCGCTTCGGTCGCGGCGAGAGCTGCATTCTAACCACGAGCTGTGTCTTGAGCGCACGACAGTTTCCAGCCATTGCTATCGTTGAAAAAGACACAACTGCTTTCGTGATCGACCAGATCACATTTCGCGATTGGATCAACCGATACAGTGAATGGCGTGATTACGTCTTTCAACTACTCTCACAGCGATTAGCGACCGTCATGGCTATCGTTGACGAAATCGCCTTTCGGCGGGTCGATGTACGCCTGGCCGAATTTTTGTTACGACATGCTGCTGGTAAACCACCCATTCTCTATGCTACCCATCAACACATCGCCGCCGAATTGGGCACATCCCGTGAAGTGGTCAGTCGTATTCTCGCCGATTTCAGTGATGATGGCTTAATCAGTAGTGGGCGAGGGCAAATCATTGTGCTTGATCGTGAACGGTTGCAGCAACGCACTCAGGCAAGATAGGCGTGTGACGTTTACCTGGCTTACTCAGGTAACGATAGGACGATGAGACTGATACTTCAGATAACGTTTTTCAGTAACCGCTTGCGCCAATCGTTCTACAGCAATGTAAAGATCGCGAAAGCTGGTATAGAGTGGCGCAATACCGAGCCGGATGTTGTCGGGAGCACGAAAATCAGGCAGAACATTCAGCTCATTAATGAGCGCCAGATCAATACCTAACCCCGCCGGATGACCGAGCGAAATATGAGAACCACGACGTGCCGGGTCTCGTGGCGAGTTTAGCGTATACCCTAGCGGTGCCAGTCGCTGCTGCCACAGGTCGATCAGATATTCAGTTTGCGCTATCGATTTGGCGCGTAAGCGTTCAATCCCGGCGGCCAGTACGAGATCAACTCCCGGCTCAATCAGCGCTAGCGACACTACTGGTGGTGTACCCGTCAGAAAACGGCGTAAGCCGGCTGCAGGGGTATAGGTAAGGTCAAAGTCAAACATATTCTGCTGCCCCATCCAACCGGCAATAGAGTTCACCAACCGATCTTGCAAATCACGCCGAATATATAAGAAGGCTGGCGCACCCGGTCCCCCATTCAGATATTTATAGCAACAGCCAACCGCCAGATCGACATCGCTGCCGTTGAGATCAATCGGTACCACACCCACAGAATGGCTGAGATCCCACAGGGTCAGGGCACCAACGGCATGAGCAGCAGCGGTGAGAGCCTTCATGTCGTAGAGAAAGCCACTCTTGAACGTCACGTGCGATAACGTTAGCAAAGCCGTGCTATGATCGAGCAGACCGAGTATCGCCTCAACCGGGCCATGAATACCATCGGCTGAATAAGCCAGCGCAATTTCGTGCCCTGCATTTAGCAGATCGGCCACTCCTTGCAAGATGTACAGATCGGAGGGAAAATTGAGGTCGTCACTCACGATGCGCACTCGACCAGGACGGGCGCGGAGTGCAGCTACTACCAGCTTGAACAGATTCACCGAGGTACTATCGGCAACGATCACCTCATCGGGAGCGGCACCGATCAGACGTGCGATTTTGGCCCCGATCCGTTCGGGTAAATCAAACCAACCCTCATTCCAACCACGGATCAGCCGTTCTCCCCATTGTCGTTGTACCAGATCGTTGACCACATCGACTGCGGCTTTCGGCAGGCGACCCAGGGAGTTGCCATCAAGATAGATCAGATCTGGCTCTTTATGCACAAATGCCTGCCGCAATCCAGCTAAGTCATCTGCGGCATCAAGCTGATCGGCATAGGCAGCATCAAGCGGCACGGTCATTGCGATGTCCTTTCCAAGGGTATGTCTCGCCCTCACCATTCCTCAAACCGACTCCGTGCCAACAACTCCATAAACGAAACACCCCAACCTGGTGGTAATCATACCATAAGAAATTTAGTAAAAGGTCACACTGTCCGCGTTTTGCGCGGTTGGCGCTTCCGTTCCCCATTGCGGGCGGGTTGGGAACCTATCCCTACACTGCGCTAACGCGCATGACTGGCGATCTCACAACGGTTTGGCGGCAACCCACGTTGGAACTGGAAGCCACAAGTCTCATGACGGACTGTGGACGGCTTGGGTTTCCGGAATTCCTGTTTACCTGGCTTTTCTATCTCATCCCTCCTCACCTCGCCACTATTGGGTAGGATGAAAACTCTGAAAGCCCCTGAACGACACGACAATATGCGGTAGACAGTCGCAGTCAGGCGTGTTATATTCAGAGATAAAGCGTCTACATCTGAATACTGGCATGCAAGAGACTGTCATACCATTTCATATTCAGATCGCAACACGTACTCCGCAGGGCTATCCACTGCGGGCAACCTGCGGTGGTCGTAGCGCTGAAGCAGTGATGCCACCGCCATTGGTATTGGAAACACCAGCAGTAGCCGGCAGTGAATTGGGAGAATTGTTGTTGCCGCCTCCCCTGCGGCAGTTATTGATCGAAACCGCCCGTGAAGCAATCGATCACAAAGCTCGGATGCAGCTACGACTCGAAATTGACGCACCTGAACTGGTAGTTTTGCCATGGGAGTGGCTTTCGCTGAGCAGAGGTGATCAGCATTGGCAGCCTGCAATTCGTGATGATTACACACTGGTGCGTGTTAGCGCACGTTCGCCGCGTCCATTACCTCCGCGTCGGGTGGCAGGGCCGTTGCGTCTGTTGATTGCTGTAGCGCGTGGCTACGAGGCGGTTGCCGACGCCTTGGGCGAGGCACTGGTTGAGCCAGTGCGTTCTGGTAAGTTCATCGTCGACCGATTGCGTGAAGCAACTGCCGATGAGATTGTTGCCGAACTGGCTGCCGAGCCGCGCCATATTCTCCATCTGATCGGTGAGTTTGAACAACCACCCCGTCAATCAGCACGCATGCGTTTAGGACGAGCGGTGACCGCTGGTGAGCTGGCTGAATTGCTGATAGGGATCGAAGATTTGCGTTTGCTAACGGTTGCTGGTAGTCCGTTTTCAGTTTGTACCAGTTTCGCCAGCGGATTGCACGAGCACGACGGTCGTGCCGTGGTCGTGCTTCCCGAACTCGGTGCTGCGGCGCAGGCGCGCTGGAGTGCGGCCTGTTATCAGGCCCTGGCGAGTGGTGAACCGGTTGATCTTGCTGTCACCCTTGGGCGAGCGGCGCTAGCCGGTGCACAGGAAGCCTGGGGAGCACCCCAGCTCTATCTGGCGCCGGGCGGTGAACAACTCTTTCGCCTCGGCGAACCACCGGTGGCGCCAGCACCTCCTGAAGCAGTGCGAACCATTCGCACGACGATACCACAGCAACGTCGACCGCGCTTTGCACCAATCGCTACGAATGCTGGTGTACCGACGCGCCGGATTCAGGAGCTGAGCCGTCAATTACGTCTTCGTCCTCAGCTTGTTGCTCTCATTATTGCCTCACTGGTGTTGATCGTATTGGTAAGCCAGGTTATCAGCCTCCCTGGTAGCACGGTAGCACCCACACCCGTCGTTACCCCGACACCGCCACTCTTGCTCGATCCAATACGGATTCCGGTGCCGACGCTAATGCCGACCACGATACCATAGCAGTTGCTGTTTGCAGAGGTTGTTCCCAACCCGCCCGCGATAGGGTACGAAAGCGTCAACCGATGGGTTACAGCCGCGTACCTAGGCGCCTGCGTGGGAGCCAGCGCACGTCTCATCGAGCACGTTTAGCGCCCTCACCTTCCTCCTAACCCCTTTCCTCTCCCCTTGTGGAAGAGGAAGGGGAGGGTGTGACGAAGTGACGCGAAAGAACGATCCATATTGGCGAACGACTCACCCGCCGGTGGGGTGGAAGGAAGGGCGTGTGACAGAGTTGAACCTCGCTTGTCAGCGTCCTAAATGCGACGCTCCCCCTTCGCGAGGAAGGGGGAGCATGCGACAGAATTGAACCTCGATCGTCCCACTCACTCCTGACCGGTCACCCTCTAAACAGGTATAGCTCACCAACGACCGGTTAGCTCAGCAACCAACGCATAACGCGCACGCACATCGGCAAGGAGCGCATCATCCACTATCTGCGCATTGCGATAGACTTGCTTGTCGAGCATGCGGTCAGGGTCACCGCCAGGCCAGATTCGCCACGAGTCGTTATCAATCACATCAGCCACCACCAGATTCCCCTGGACAGTCCGCCCAAATTCAATTTTGAGATCGACCAGGGTGACGTCAAGCTGTTGCCATGCTGCTTCCAGCGTCAAAAAGACCTTACGCCCGGTATCGATCATCTGCTCAACCTCAGCAGGCGAAGCAATGCCTTGTGACATGATCTCTTGGGGCGAGATTTGGGGATCGTGGCGGGCATCATCTTTCAAGAAGAACTCGATCAATGGTGGATCGAAGCGTTGGCCGGCAGCTTCAGGATGACGACGCAAATACGAACCTGCCGGTAAGCGCCGCATCACCACTTCAAGGGGGATCATTGTACACCGACGAACGATGGTCAATGTCGGTTCAGGCGCATCGACAAAGTGCGTTGCAATCCCAGCCCGGTTAAGCAATCGAAACACATTAGCTGTTGTTTGTCCGGCCAATGCTCCCTTTCCTTCAATAATGCTCCGACGCGCACCATCGCCAGCAGTGATGCCATCTTTATGGTACAAAATTGCCAGATCGGGGTCGGATGGATGCGCATACACGATTTTGGTCTTACCTTCAGCGATTACAGCGCCCAGTTCCATAATCGTCTCCTTTACACATCGACCAGCCGGACAGCCGGTTCTGTCGCTACCCGGCCTACCAGGCGTGCTTCCGGGATAGTCGCCAGTACCTGGCTCACCGACTCGGCAGGCACAATCACCAGCATGCCCAGCCCCATATTGAGGGCATGAAACGCTTCTTGTTCGTCAAGGCGCCCAAGTTCAACCAGCAACTGGCAAATTGGCGGAATAGACCAGCTTCCCCGCACAATCTCGGCACCCAACCCGTCAGGGAGTACCCGTGGCAGATTATCGTAAATGCCACCACCGGTAATGTGACACAGCGCCTTCACCGGCACTACGGCGCGCAAAGCAGTCACTTCAGACAGGTAACAACGATGAACAGCTAACAACGCTTCACCAATTGTTTGCCCACCGAGAATGGCCGGACGCGCCGCATAACCTTCGGTTGCAAAATGGTGCTTCACGAGCCGTCGCGCAAGTGAATAGCCATTGGTATGCAAACCGCTACTGGGAAGCGCGATGATAGCATCACCGGCAACAATATCGGTACGCGGTAACATTGCCGACCGTTCGACCACCCCCACAATCGTACCGGCCAGATCGAAGGCACCCGGTGCATATACATCGGGCATTTCGGCCGTTTCGCCACCGATCAACGCACAACCGGTAGCCCGGCACCCCTCAGCAACACCGGCTACAATTGCTGCCACCTGTACCGGATCGAGTTTTGCAACGGCGATATAGTCGAGGAAGAAAAGCGGACGTGCCCCCTGCACCAGAATATCGTTCACCGCGTGATGGACCAGGTCTTGCCCCACTGTATCATAGCGACCTACAGCGGCAGCCACCAGGGTCTTGGTGCCAACACCATCGGTACTACTCACCAACACCGGCGCTTGCATCCCTGCCAGCGCCAGAGCCGCATCAAAACAACCACCAAACGCACCCATGCCGGCCAATACTGCCGGCCCATGCGTACTACGTACTGCGGCTGCCATTAACTCTTTAGCTCGTGTTGCGGCGGCAATATCAACGCCGGCTGCACTATACTGGCTCATACCTGCTCCTCACCGAGACGTGCGCAGAGTCGCGCAAACGCCTCGCTCTGTGCCCGAAAGACGTGTTGTACCTGCACCGTTGTCACACTGCTAGCCCCGATGCTCCGCAGATAATCGATAGCCGGTAGTAACTCCTCTTGCGGCACTACGACGTTCACAGCGTACCAGCCGCTATCACCGGCAAACTTACTCCAGACCGGTGCAATCGTTGGCCCCTGCAAACCGGCCAGTTCATGACGAGCTGTGACCTTGCGTCCGACCTCTTCGACCGAGGTACCGGGGAGATTGGCAGTCAGCGAGTAGAAGAGACGCCCACGTCGGCGCGCTTCAATCAATTCACAAAGTTGACGCACCAGCTCGAGCCGGGAAGGGTTCCCGCGCAGTGTACGCCGGGAACCGATGAGGACCGCCTGCGAACGTAGCAACGGCCCACCAACGATCTTCAATTGATTCTCACGAATGGCAGTACCCGTTTCAGTAATGTCGGCAATAATATCGGCATAGCCAAGGCCAGGCGCAGCTTCGGTTGCCCCTTGCGATTCAACCAACTCAAAGACATTGATGCCATGAGCATAACAAAAACGTCGTACCGTATTAGGATATTTGGTAGCAATCCGTAACCGGCGACCACGTGACTGAAACTCTACCGCCAGATCGGCCAGATCGGCCCACGACGTTACATCGATCCAACTCTGAGGGACGGCAAAGACCAGTTCTACCCGCCAGAAACCGAGATCTTCAATCACGATCAACACATCATCATCGTCGCCACGGAGTTCGTGCAAGAGGTCGTAACCGGTTACACCGAGATCGATTGCCCCCTCGGCCACCTTCAACACAATGTCTGCCGGCCGATGCAGTAATACTTCGGTATCGGGAAGCCCGCGTAACACCGCCGTATACTGGCGGGGATTGGCCCGCGTCACTCGCAAACCACAGCTCTCAAGCAAGGCAATCGTTGCATCGTAACCAGAGCCTTTTGAAGGGATTGCAAAACGAAGTGTCATAGCAGTTATGAAGTATAGCGCACACGGCGCTGCTGATAGAGAGCAGCAATGACTGACGTATCACGACGTTCCAAAAGATCACGTACCGCAATAGCAAGCCGTTCACCGGCCAGATGCAATGCCTGTTGGCCAAGTGATGGGCTGGCGACATGACGGACATCTTGCCTATCGTGGTCTGCGATTTGGTTCACATCCACTAAATCGGGCCGAATCGCCAGCATCAATGACGTTTCCCAGAGTGCACCATGATCCTGCATCTTCTCGTCAACCAGCTCGAACGGCGAAACTGCCAGAACGAGCAGGCGATGCTGATGTTGCGCTGACTCTGCAACCTCCATGACAGCCAGATCGTCGGTGGCCGTTTCCGGGAGACCTACAACAACTGCAATCTGAAACGCCTGACCGGCAACCATGGCTAACCGTGCCGTGAGCATCTGGCGAAACAGGTTTATATCAAGATCGCGATCACGCCACAAGACGGGATACACCACCCCACCCACGCGCTGAGCAGCCCGCTCAACAATGGCTGTCGTGATAAACCCAGGCGAGCCCAAGGGCAAGTGATTCCCATACGTCGCATAGGTCGCCCATGGCAGCCAACAGACTGGAGTGCCGGCAGCAATCTGTTGTTGTTGACACACTAACAATTCAATAGCGCGCCCCCAGACCGGTGCAGCACTCATACCTTTCCTCCTAACGCGGCAAAGGGAATCCGCTGTTCGGTTCGCGTCGCCAGATCGCGCCAGACGATGTACTCTCCCGCCCGTTCGTCTGCCCCTACGATAACAGCGGCAGTAAAATGGCGGCGTGTGGCATCGCGTAGATTATCTTTCACGCTACGTCTCCGTACATCGAGCACCACCGTATAGCCACTGGCACGCAGCCGCCCGGCAACCCGCAACGCATACGGATAATCATCGTCATGGACGGCTGCGACCAATATTGTCTGGGGCGCATCTTTGTCTTCAATGGCAGCGGCTGCCATTACTCGTTCTAGCCCATAGGCAAAGCCGACCGCAGGAGTTGGCTGCCGTCCGCCCAGCGCTCCCACCAGA comes from Chloroflexus sp. Y-396-1 and encodes:
- the hisG gene encoding ATP phosphoribosyltransferase → MTLRFAIPSKGSGYDATIALLESCGLRVTRANPRQYTAVLRGLPDTEVLLHRPADIVLKVAEGAIDLGVTGYDLLHELRGDDDDVLIVIEDLGFWRVELVFAVPQSWIDVTSWADLADLAVEFQSRGRRLRIATKYPNTVRRFCYAHGINVFELVESQGATEAAPGLGYADIIADITETGTAIRENQLKIVGGPLLRSQAVLIGSRRTLRGNPSRLELVRQLCELIEARRRGRLFYSLTANLPGTSVEEVGRKVTARHELAGLQGPTIAPVWSKFAGDSGWYAVNVVVPQEELLPAIDYLRSIGASSVTTVQVQHVFRAQSEAFARLCARLGEEQV
- the kynU gene encoding kynureninase; translated protein: MTVPLDAAYADQLDAADDLAGLRQAFVHKEPDLIYLDGNSLGRLPKAAVDVVNDLVQRQWGERLIRGWNEGWFDLPERIGAKIARLIGAAPDEVIVADSTSVNLFKLVVAALRARPGRVRIVSDDLNFPSDLYILQGVADLLNAGHEIALAYSADGIHGPVEAILGLLDHSTALLTLSHVTFKSGFLYDMKALTAAAHAVGALTLWDLSHSVGVVPIDLNGSDVDLAVGCCYKYLNGGPGAPAFLYIRRDLQDRLVNSIAGWMGQQNMFDFDLTYTPAAGLRRFLTGTPPVVSLALIEPGVDLVLAAGIERLRAKSIAQTEYLIDLWQQRLAPLGYTLNSPRDPARRGSHISLGHPAGLGIDLALINELNVLPDFRAPDNIRLGIAPLYTSFRDLYIAVERLAQAVTEKRYLKYQSHRPIVT
- a CDS encoding phosphoribosylaminoimidazolesuccinocarboxamide synthase; amino-acid sequence: MELGAVIAEGKTKIVYAHPSDPDLAILYHKDGITAGDGARRSIIEGKGALAGQTTANVFRLLNRAGIATHFVDAPEPTLTIVRRCTMIPLEVVMRRLPAGSYLRRHPEAAGQRFDPPLIEFFLKDDARHDPQISPQEIMSQGIASPAEVEQMIDTGRKVFLTLEAAWQQLDVTLVDLKIEFGRTVQGNLVVADVIDNDSWRIWPGGDPDRMLDKQVYRNAQIVDDALLADVRARYALVAELTGRW
- a CDS encoding Crp/Fnr family transcriptional regulator, yielding MLTPQELRIAKEILPFLGDPATQIGQDFTTQATLLHIPAGTIIFSEGDECNVFAVLASGTVRVFKIGETGREITLYRFGRGESCILTTSCVLSARQFPAIAIVEKDTTAFVIDQITFRDWINRYSEWRDYVFQLLSQRLATVMAIVDEIAFRRVDVRLAEFLLRHAAGKPPILYATHQHIAAELGTSREVVSRILADFSDDGLISSGRGQIIVLDRERLQQRTQAR
- the purM gene encoding phosphoribosylformylglycinamidine cyclo-ligase, giving the protein MSQYSAAGVDIAAATRAKELMAAAVRSTHGPAVLAGMGAFGGCFDAALALAGMQAPVLVSSTDGVGTKTLVAAAVGRYDTVGQDLVHHAVNDILVQGARPLFFLDYIAVAKLDPVQVAAIVAGVAEGCRATGCALIGGETAEMPDVYAPGAFDLAGTIVGVVERSAMLPRTDIVAGDAIIALPSSGLHTNGYSLARRLVKHHFATEGYAARPAILGGQTIGEALLAVHRCYLSEVTALRAVVPVKALCHITGGGIYDNLPRVLPDGLGAEIVRGSWSIPPICQLLVELGRLDEQEAFHALNMGLGMLVIVPAESVSQVLATIPEARLVGRVATEPAVRLVDV